A stretch of the Osmerus mordax isolate fOsmMor3 chromosome 12, fOsmMor3.pri, whole genome shotgun sequence genome encodes the following:
- the cab39l1 gene encoding calcium binding protein 39, like 1, with protein sequence MPFPFGKSQKSPAEIVKSLKENVAYLEKLDATESKKCEKVAEEVSKNLSSLKEVLCGTGDKEPQTEAVAQLAQELYNTNLLIALIANLQRIDFEGKKDVVQLFSNIVRRQIGTRTPTVEYISSHPQILFMLLKGYESAEVALNCGMMLRECLRHEPLARTVLFSEDFYCFFRYVELSTFDIASDAFASFKDLLTRHKIMCADFLETNYDRVFTEYEKLLHSENYVTKRQSLKLLGELLLDRHNFTVMTKYISRAENLKLMMNMLRDNSRNIQFEAFHVFKVFVANPNKTQPVLDILLKNQAKLVDFLSHFQTDRAEDEQFCDEKNYLIKQIRDLKRPTAPEEA encoded by the exons ATGCCTTTTCCCTTTGGGAAGTCTCAGAAGAGTCCGGCTGAGATTGTAAAGAGTTTGAAGGAGAATGTAGCCTACTTGGAAAAGCTGGATGCTACAGAAAGTAAAAAATGTGAAAAG GTTGCAGAAGAAGTGTCTAAGAACCTATCCTCTCTAAAAGAAGTGCTGTGTGGCACAGGAGACAAGGAGCCCCAAACCGAGGCAGTTGCTCAGTTGGCACAGGAGCTCTACAACACCAACCTCCTCATTGCCCTCATTGCAAATCTACAGAGGATTGATTTTGAG ggaAAAAAAGATGTGGTGCAGTTGTTTAGCAACATTGTGCGGCGTCAGATTGGCACTCGTACGCCCACAGTCGAGtacatctcttcacatccacagatCCTCTTCATGCTGCTGAAAGG GTACGAGAGTGCGGAGGTGGCCCTGAACTGTGGGATGATGCTGAGGGAGTGTCTGCGCCACGAGCCCCTGGCACGTACCGTGCTTTTCTCAGAGGACTTCTACTGCTTCTTCCGTTATGTGGAGCTGTCCACTTTTGACATTGCCTCAGACGCTTTTGCCTCATTCAAG GATCTACTCACAAGGCACAAGATCATGTGTGCAGATTTCTTGGAGACTAATTACGACAGG GTTTTTACAGAATATGAGAAGCTGCTCCATTCCGAAAACTATGTCACTAAGCGTCAGTCCTTAAAG CTCCTGGGAGAACTTCTTTTGGACAGACACAACTTCACTGTCATGACCAAGTACATCAGTCGGGCCGAGAATTTGAAGCTGATGATGAACATGCTGAGAGATAACAGCCGCAATATTCAGTTTGAGGCTTTCCATGTCTTTAAG GTGTTTGTGGCTAACCCTAACAAGACTCAGCCTGTGTTAGACATCCTGCTGAAGAATCAGGCCAAGCTGGTAGACTTCCTAAGCCACTTCCAGACCGACCGGGCTGAAGATGAGCAGTTCTGCGATGAAAAGAACTACCTGATCAAGCAAATCCGTGACCTGAAGAGGCCCACGGCCCCTGAGGAGGCGTAG